A stretch of the Candidatus Neomarinimicrobiota bacterium genome encodes the following:
- a CDS encoding sodium/solute symporter (Members of the Solute:Sodium Symporter (SSS), TC 2.A.21 as described in tcdb.org, catalyze solute:Na+ symport. Known solutes for members of the family include sugars, amino acids, nucleosides, inositols, vitamins, urea or anions, depending on the system.) has protein sequence MVVSVAFGSWIGRKQRNTTDYFLGGRDIPWLAVTFSIVATETSVLTFISIPAVAYLGNLTFLQIVFGYMLGRVLVALILIPAYYKGNIDTAYHYLGNRFGQRIRTVATVTFMGTRLLADGVRLFATAIPLTLIMRGSGILSGMTDNQFYALAIALIGLLTMIYTYVGGIRSVIWMDVIQMSIYIGGALLAALLILNRLPEGWGSVTAWAEQGDKLKWLYTGFDLSFGEFITKPYTIFTGLIAGSIFSLASHGTDQLIVQRVLTCRDKRSSQLALITSGFVVFFQFLLFLTLGAMLFAFYNGLTPTELGLTRADGIFPKFIMEEMPVGVSGLIVAALFAAAMSTLSSSLSSLSSATVLDIYVPFFGAEKSESELLKISRMVTLGWGILLVATAIGFIGLKGTVVEVALGIASYTYGGLLGVFLLGLIHKGASEKDAIIGFITALIVMTIVITTLKIAWPLYTMVGAAAVILTGAASSKLSARLKISARG, from the coding sequence ATGGTTGTTTCTGTCGCGTTCGGCTCGTGGATCGGCAGAAAACAGCGAAACACGACGGACTATTTCCTTGGCGGGCGGGATATACCCTGGTTAGCTGTAACGTTCAGCATCGTCGCCACGGAAACAAGCGTTCTGACCTTCATCAGTATTCCGGCGGTGGCTTACCTCGGAAATCTGACGTTTCTCCAGATAGTCTTCGGTTATATGCTCGGGAGGGTATTGGTGGCTCTTATACTCATCCCTGCATACTATAAGGGAAATATCGATACAGCATATCATTATCTGGGAAACCGGTTCGGTCAGCGAATTCGGACTGTCGCCACTGTTACTTTCATGGGTACGCGCTTGCTTGCGGACGGCGTCCGGCTATTTGCTACTGCAATACCGCTGACACTGATTATGAGGGGAAGCGGAATTCTGTCAGGTATGACGGACAATCAGTTCTATGCGCTCGCTATTGCACTGATAGGTCTGCTCACCATGATTTACACTTATGTGGGCGGAATACGTTCGGTTATCTGGATGGACGTGATCCAGATGAGTATTTATATCGGAGGCGCTCTCCTTGCGGCGCTATTGATTTTGAACAGGCTGCCGGAAGGGTGGGGCAGTGTAACTGCCTGGGCCGAACAGGGAGACAAGCTTAAATGGCTTTACACCGGTTTTGACCTTTCGTTCGGTGAGTTCATAACTAAACCATACACTATTTTCACCGGGTTGATCGCCGGGTCGATCTTTTCGCTGGCTTCCCACGGAACAGACCAACTTATTGTTCAAAGGGTCCTGACGTGCAGGGATAAACGATCGAGCCAACTGGCTCTGATAACGAGCGGCTTTGTCGTATTCTTTCAATTTTTGTTATTTCTCACTCTCGGGGCGATGCTTTTTGCGTTTTATAACGGACTGACGCCGACGGAGCTCGGCCTGACTCGCGCAGACGGAATATTCCCTAAATTCATAATGGAGGAGATGCCGGTGGGAGTCAGCGGTCTGATAGTTGCCGCCCTATTTGCCGCTGCGATGAGCACGTTATCGAGCAGCCTGTCGAGTCTTTCAAGCGCTACCGTTCTGGACATATACGTACCTTTTTTCGGAGCTGAAAAATCGGAGAGTGAGCTTTTGAAAATATCACGGATGGTAACGCTTGGATGGGGAATTCTGCTTGTGGCAACAGCTATCGGATTCATCGGGCTTAAGGGCACCGTAGTTGAAGTCGCTCTCGGAATTGCATCATACACTTATGGAGGGCTTTTAGGCGTATTCCTACTTGGATTGATACATAAAGGAGCTTCTGAAAAGGATGCCATAATCGGATTTATAACCGCCCTTATTGTTATGACTATAGTGATAACCACTCTGAAGATCGCCTGGCCTCTGTACACCATGGTCGGAGCTGCTGCCGTAATTTTGACCGGAGCAGCTTCGAGCAAGCTGTCGGCGCGGTTAAAGATCAGCGCGCGGGGATAG
- a CDS encoding serine hydrolase: protein MIKIIYLLATLFMFGCASMSARSGESWVRYHLENMTLKEKIGQIMVPAYAPRFYNEENHQFKRLLKLVREYKVGGVMLWRGNAYSVARSIDRLQAAAALPLLVLADMEWGLPQRVDESTRFLQNMATGATGNEEYAYEIGRITADEARAIGIHIGLAPVMDVNNNPDNIIINTRSFGEDPALVSRMGTAFIRGLQAGGIYATAKHFPGHGDTDIDTHMFLPSITASMDRIRSLELPPFKAAVDAGVKCVMIAHITFSQVKQMGGRPATFDPYFIKNILRKEMGFDGLVITDAMNMGSITDNYWSGEAAVMAINSGADIVLLSPNFETTFEFVLDAAIEGRIEMGRIDEAVGRILRAKADHGLERKPVFNFANLERVMSKTKSAIKAEEISNSAMTLVRDDKNVFPFEAEKIGSILALTVTDEDGTSRRGSTMNREIGVRVPNVKSVFIDPRSTQEELKEIMTAADSVDAVIVGIFMKWRDRKGTISLPDTTVSLLREFFKSDKPMAVIAFGSPYTLRQIPEVPSYLSAYETVSMAQRSAIRAVFGEIPLRAKLPVSIPGQYKAGDGLERERRKMELVRNIDDDILKEAYSIIEQAISDSIFPGAQLAVVRKGELIASKSFGRQTYKASSPEITTATLYDIASVTKIVATTLTSMSLWEKKKILLNLPVKSYLPEFSGDKKDKVTLRHLFTHSSGVLWWTDLWNKSGNKETAYKYIYDLPLDFSPGDSMIYSDLGLILIMDILETVTGQNLDRLANNTIFKPMGLKNTMFNPPAELLGRIAPTEIDTVLNRGLVHGKVHDENAAFLGGVSSHAGLFSTAEDLASIAQMLLNGGIYRHRRFFSPGTVKYWTKRQHMPNSSSRAIGWDTPSDQGSSAGDYFSERSFGHLGFTGTSFWVDPNRDIAVILLSNRVHPSRKRGGMYKVRRDFHQAVMRALLQDMGEEVPELEEISGN, encoded by the coding sequence ATGATAAAGATTATCTATCTCCTCGCCACTTTATTTATGTTTGGCTGCGCCTCGATGAGCGCCAGGAGTGGTGAGAGCTGGGTGCGTTACCACCTCGAGAATATGACCCTTAAGGAAAAAATCGGCCAAATTATGGTGCCGGCGTATGCGCCCCGATTTTACAACGAGGAGAACCACCAATTTAAAAGGCTGTTAAAACTCGTAAGAGAATACAAAGTAGGCGGAGTAATGTTATGGAGAGGTAACGCGTATTCCGTAGCGCGATCGATCGACAGGCTTCAAGCGGCGGCGGCTCTTCCGCTTTTAGTCTTGGCGGACATGGAATGGGGATTACCGCAGCGGGTGGATGAAAGTACGCGGTTTTTACAAAATATGGCGACAGGCGCCACAGGAAATGAAGAATATGCGTACGAGATCGGTCGAATAACTGCTGATGAAGCAAGGGCGATAGGAATTCACATCGGGCTCGCTCCGGTGATGGACGTCAATAATAATCCGGATAACATCATAATCAACACGCGTTCCTTTGGGGAAGATCCGGCGTTGGTTTCAAGAATGGGAACGGCGTTTATTCGAGGGTTACAGGCAGGGGGTATCTATGCCACTGCAAAGCATTTTCCGGGACACGGCGATACGGACATCGACACGCATATGTTCCTTCCGTCGATAACAGCTTCAATGGACAGAATCCGCAGTTTAGAACTTCCTCCATTCAAGGCTGCGGTAGATGCGGGAGTAAAATGCGTAATGATTGCGCACATAACGTTTAGCCAGGTTAAGCAGATGGGTGGCAGACCTGCTACTTTCGATCCTTATTTTATTAAGAATATATTGAGGAAAGAGATGGGATTTGATGGTCTTGTTATCACAGATGCGATGAATATGGGCAGCATAACCGATAATTACTGGTCCGGCGAAGCTGCCGTGATGGCGATCAATTCGGGAGCGGACATAGTGCTTCTCTCGCCTAATTTTGAGACTACTTTCGAGTTCGTCCTTGATGCGGCGATAGAAGGCAGAATTGAAATGGGAAGGATAGACGAGGCTGTCGGGCGAATACTGAGAGCTAAAGCGGATCACGGACTTGAAAGAAAACCTGTTTTCAACTTCGCCAATCTTGAAAGGGTAATGTCAAAGACAAAGTCAGCGATAAAGGCGGAGGAGATATCGAACTCTGCAATGACATTAGTGCGTGATGATAAAAACGTATTTCCGTTCGAAGCGGAGAAGATAGGAAGTATACTGGCTCTGACGGTAACGGACGAAGACGGTACTTCCCGGCGGGGGAGTACGATGAACAGAGAAATCGGCGTCAGAGTACCGAACGTCAAATCGGTTTTTATTGATCCGCGTTCGACTCAGGAAGAGCTGAAAGAAATAATGACGGCAGCAGATTCTGTTGATGCCGTCATCGTCGGCATTTTTATGAAATGGCGGGACAGGAAAGGGACGATTTCGCTGCCTGACACTACGGTCAGCCTGCTCAGGGAATTTTTTAAATCGGATAAACCTATGGCGGTGATAGCATTCGGTTCTCCCTACACGCTCCGCCAGATACCGGAAGTTCCGTCATACCTGTCTGCCTACGAGACCGTATCGATGGCTCAACGCTCTGCTATACGGGCTGTTTTCGGAGAGATACCGTTAAGAGCCAAGCTGCCTGTCTCAATCCCCGGACAGTATAAAGCAGGGGATGGTCTGGAGAGGGAAAGACGGAAGATGGAGCTCGTCAGGAACATCGATGATGATATACTGAAAGAAGCGTATAGTATCATCGAGCAGGCGATAAGCGACTCAATATTTCCGGGCGCTCAGTTGGCTGTGGTTCGAAAGGGAGAACTGATAGCAAGCAAGTCGTTCGGGCGGCAGACCTACAAAGCATCCTCGCCCGAAATCACGACCGCGACCCTGTATGACATTGCGTCAGTTACGAAGATCGTCGCAACGACCTTGACTTCAATGAGCCTCTGGGAAAAGAAAAAGATACTTCTCAATTTACCCGTAAAAAGTTACCTGCCCGAATTCAGCGGAGATAAAAAAGATAAAGTAACATTGAGGCATCTCTTTACCCACTCATCCGGTGTTCTGTGGTGGACTGATCTATGGAATAAATCCGGAAACAAAGAAACCGCTTATAAATATATTTATGATCTCCCTCTTGATTTTTCTCCCGGCGATTCGATGATATATTCCGATCTCGGTCTCATATTGATCATGGATATACTCGAAACCGTAACCGGTCAAAACCTTGACAGGCTGGCGAACAATACGATCTTTAAACCGATGGGGTTGAAAAACACTATGTTCAATCCTCCGGCGGAGTTGCTCGGCAGGATAGCCCCGACAGAAATCGACACGGTTCTGAACCGGGGGTTGGTGCATGGAAAAGTTCATGACGAGAACGCAGCTTTTTTGGGAGGAGTTTCTTCGCATGCCGGGCTCTTTTCGACGGCGGAAGACCTTGCTTCGATAGCACAGATGCTCTTAAACGGGGGGATTTACCGTCACAGAAGGTTTTTCTCACCCGGAACGGTGAAATACTGGACGAAACGGCAGCATATGCCGAACTCGAGCAGCAGGGCGATCGGATGGGATACACCTTCGGACCAAGGGTCCTCGGCAGGCGATTATTTTTCTGAACGGAGTTTCGGACACCTCGGATTCACGGGCACTTCGTTCTGGGTTGATCCGAACAGGGATATAGCCGTCATACTGCTCAGTAACCGCGTGCATCCAAGCCGAAAAAGGGGCGGAATGTATAAGGTGAGAAGGGATTTTCATCAGGCGGTAATGAGAGCGTTATTGCAGGATATGGGAGAGGAAGTGCCGGAGTTGGAAGAGATCAGCGGTAACTAA
- the alr gene encoding alanine racemase — translation MSLGGHLTWAEIDIGALRHNYWLIKNKASGAGIMAVVKADAYGHGMVEASKTFIEEGVSYLAVAFVKEGIELREAEIKTPTLVFARPTRDFIGTQIQNSLDVTIADPEDVELVAGAAKRLSIPARVHLNVDTGMSRLGVEYGDVVAVAQNINSKEDLVFAGIYSHLATSDEFDPSHSKIQIQKYKDVIEQIRNEGISPGLCHLANSGGLLNLPDSIFNMVRIGIALYGHNPNPLRQKEDDLLQVMTLKSTVSQIRTVTEGTAVSYGRTWIAGEQTKLATIPIGYADGIDRSLPGKLEVLINGKRFNVVGRVTMDMMMADIGNSDVKVGDEVVVYGTQGTESISISEVAQKFNSISYEITCSVSKRVPRVYVNS, via the coding sequence TTGAGTCTGGGCGGTCATCTAACCTGGGCGGAGATTGATATCGGAGCGCTTCGCCACAATTACTGGCTGATCAAAAATAAGGCATCGGGTGCAGGGATTATGGCTGTAGTAAAAGCTGATGCCTATGGGCATGGTATGGTCGAAGCGAGTAAGACTTTTATAGAAGAGGGTGTATCGTATTTGGCGGTAGCGTTCGTGAAGGAGGGTATTGAACTCCGTGAGGCGGAAATAAAAACGCCGACTCTCGTTTTTGCCAGGCCGACCCGGGATTTTATCGGCACACAGATTCAAAATTCACTGGACGTAACGATCGCTGACCCGGAAGACGTTGAATTGGTCGCCGGCGCGGCAAAAAGATTATCGATCCCGGCAAGGGTTCATTTAAACGTCGATACCGGGATGAGCAGACTTGGAGTCGAGTATGGAGACGTTGTCGCTGTTGCTCAAAACATAAATTCGAAAGAGGATCTTGTTTTTGCAGGAATATATTCTCATCTTGCCACTTCAGATGAATTCGATCCAAGTCATAGCAAGATACAGATTCAGAAGTATAAAGACGTTATCGAGCAGATTAGAAATGAGGGGATATCTCCCGGACTCTGTCATCTTGCAAACTCGGGGGGGTTACTCAATTTACCCGATTCAATATTCAACATGGTGAGAATAGGAATTGCTTTGTACGGGCATAACCCCAATCCGCTGAGGCAGAAGGAAGATGATCTGCTGCAGGTAATGACATTGAAATCCACTGTCTCTCAAATTCGAACAGTTACTGAAGGGACAGCGGTGAGCTACGGCAGAACCTGGATCGCCGGGGAACAAACCAAATTAGCAACTATACCGATCGGGTATGCCGATGGAATTGACAGATCGTTGCCTGGAAAATTGGAAGTTCTGATAAATGGAAAGCGGTTTAATGTAGTAGGAAGGGTCACGATGGACATGATGATGGCAGATATCGGAAATTCGGACGTGAAGGTCGGTGACGAAGTAGTCGTTTACGGCACTCAGGGAACCGAATCGATATCAATTTCCGAGGTCGCGCAAAAGTTTAACAGTATATCTTACGAAATTACCTGTTCCGTATCCAAGAGAGTCCCGCGGGTATACGTCAATAGCTGA
- a CDS encoding HU family DNA-binding protein, protein MNKQELIAAIANDSGLTKVEAEKALNSMTSNITKALTRKDKVTLVGFGTFSTSDRAARTGRNPRTGETIRIAATTVPKFKAGKELKSAIKM, encoded by the coding sequence ATGAACAAACAAGAACTTATTGCAGCTATCGCAAACGACAGTGGATTAACGAAAGTAGAGGCGGAAAAGGCCTTAAATTCGATGACGTCCAACATCACAAAAGCGCTAACGAGAAAAGACAAAGTAACTCTTGTTGGCTTTGGCACTTTCTCGACGTCGGACAGAGCTGCACGGACGGGTCGCAACCCCCGTACAGGCGAGACTATCAGGATCGCCGCTACAACTGTACCGAAGTTCAAAGCAGGCAAGGAATTGAAGAGTGCGATAAAGATGTAA
- a CDS encoding nucleoside-diphosphate kinase (catalyzes the formation of nucleoside triphosphate from ATP and nucleoside diphosphate) — MVENTLVLVKPDGVSRALTGEIISRFEKMGLKTVALKMLHATKEMAGKHYTEEDIGARLGEKIRNLLIDFVTEGPIVAVVIQGDEAVEVVRKMCGATEPKSALPGTIRGDYSHHSYDLNNEAGSAVRNVIHASSDKAAAEYEIGVWFNKDEIVSYDRADQRHHWQ; from the coding sequence ATGGTTGAAAATACATTGGTACTTGTAAAGCCGGACGGTGTTTCAAGAGCGCTGACGGGCGAGATTATCTCGCGTTTTGAAAAAATGGGGCTTAAGACGGTCGCACTGAAAATGCTCCATGCAACAAAGGAGATGGCCGGAAAACATTACACTGAAGAAGATATCGGCGCACGGCTCGGCGAAAAAATAAGGAATTTACTCATAGACTTTGTAACCGAGGGACCCATAGTTGCGGTTGTGATACAAGGCGATGAAGCAGTAGAGGTAGTAAGGAAGATGTGCGGCGCCACAGAACCGAAATCTGCCTTGCCGGGAACGATACGAGGCGACTATTCGCATCATAGTTATGATTTAAACAACGAGGCGGGCAGTGCGGTCCGAAATGTCATTCACGCCTCATCTGATAAGGCGGCTGCCGAATATGAAATCGGCGTCTGGTTCAACAAGGATGAAATTGTATCCTACGACCGCGCGGATCAGCGGCATCACTGGCAATGA